Genomic window (Onychomys torridus chromosome 5, mOncTor1.1, whole genome shotgun sequence):
GCTGCAGGTCTCAGCAGCCTTCTCCACTGTCCTCTGTCCTGCTTCCTGTCAGGTCCTACAACATAGCCAATTGATTATCTCTGCCATCTTCTCAGGATCTGCAAAATAACGTCGCTTACTTCTGGGCCCTTTTAGATCAGCAGGCTCTACTCCAGTCTGATCTCTCTTCATTCCaaatgtaaaaaatcagtgaTCCCATAGAGACTGGACATCCTCAAATGCCACCTCTAGCCAGGTGCTCAGAATTGGAGGGCCAGACATGTCCCATGTGTAATGATATGGAAAGTAGGAGCCTTGGTGCGTTGGTGTCCCAGTGGGTGATGGAGACACACCATACAGATGCAAGGTGGGTGGCATCACAGGTTGGAAAGTCACTCACGCCCCAGGCATGGCATTCACTTGGAGAGAGTTTATTATaacagagagatagaaagagaaagagagggaaagagggagagagagggagaacaagagggggagaaagaaggatAGTGGAGGTGTCTGCACCTCCTggtgagaaagggaggaagggggacgAGGAAGAACAAGGGAGGGTTTTCCCTAAATGAGCATTTATTTCAGGATGCTGGGCAGGTCTCCAAGGGGCTTGTCAGAACGCCATCATTCCTCCAtgttgattattataaaaaggcaAGTTATGGACAGCAAGTGGGGGAATAAGACCACTGAATTCTCAAGTCTTCCTGCTGATTGTGGAGCAAAGTGAGAAGGGGAAGTTGGGAGTCAGGGTCGTGTACAGAGGGATGTGGGAGTGAAGGAGCATTCAGTTGGCTGTCATTGTGGCCACCTCAGTGGTGGAGATCTCAGGcctgttccttgagggagctgagaaagcagtttgctaggagaaaaaaaatagattactaTCATTGCCCTCATGAGTGGGGCTAGCCACAGGAAGAGTGGTAACTGCCAAAAAGAATAGAACAGAGAAATGCCCTGGTTGTACTGAAGAGGCAAGGGTGAATGAGTAAGACACACGGGTGGATATGCCCTTTGTTGGGACATCTTGCAAAACCAGGTTCCCGTTACTGGGTAGGTGCctgcttgagcctggagaggtggtaccagcGGTGAATTGAGGGATGATGTTTCTTTAAGAGTACATGAGCCATGGCATCTCTtgtttctctggaggtggggTGCCTCCATCTCAGCGGGCATCCTCTGTTGGTGTTGGCATCCTTGGAGCTGGTGCAGGGACTGGTGTATCTGGAGAACCCTCTATGGGTTGGCTTTGGCCCAGGCAGAAGTGAAACTGTAAAATACACTTGAAAATGGGTGGGGTgaaaatgggctctggagactgTTAATTTCATCAGACCCGATGTCTTGACACAGTAGCAGAACTTTTCCCAGGCCCTGCAGGTACCTGTGAGGCAGCTGGAGGAGATTTACATGCATCCTGGCATCATAGCAAAAGGATGTGGCTTGGGGTAAAAAGGTGTGAACATTTCCTGGCTTCAGCCCAATGAGACATCTGTAAActataaccagaggaaatttactggATGGAAGAGGTTGAatgagtggaggaggaggagggctttCCTAACCATCATCAGACTGAACAGAAGTGAGACAGGTTTCCTATCTTCTTATAAACAAACCTTGATGCTTTCTTTATCTGATTCTCCAGGAGATACTGAGAGCAGTCAATAGTAAAAAGTTACACTGAAATCTGTTCTCTTGAGTTTATCTTGTCCTGTAACAAAGTAAACTGTGTCTAGACCTAGTAGTAACCTTAGAAAAGAGTGACTTGGGAATTTTATATAGAGAATTGAGAAGCTAGCTAAAGCAAAACCTGGTTGTCAAATAGAAtgagagacctgagaaggataagtTTTATCTCAGTGCACCAAGCAGCTTTTGAACCTATTAAAAATGACATGGACCAGTCAATACCCAGGTTTCCACATTGTTGGAGGCAGAAGTATCAGAACAGAATCAGTCTTTGGCACCTACTGAGACACCAACCCATCAAGGCACCCTTGTACCATATCATTACACTGTGTGTTCAGAGAGCTCCAAGTGTGGTGGAGACACAGTCAGCAAGAGAAAGAACAGCACTTAGGAGTGATGACAGAACTGGCTTGGGCAGCGTCACTAGAGTAGCAGAGCAGAGACCCTGAGGTTGCTCAGCCCCAGTGAAGGAGGGAAGGGTGAGTAGTTGGAACTCAGTGACAGAGAAGGGGTAGATGAACTTCAGGATGGAATAAACAATACTACAATGATTTAGAAGCAACATTAAAGGGACATCAGGTTGGGCAGGAGTGTAGGGGTCCCAAGGTGGGTCAGGTAAGAAGATTAGCGAGAAGGCCAGTCATTTAAAAAAGCCACCCCAGCTTTCCTGAAGATCCTTGGGGGAATTATGGGGGAGAGTCACATGATCGGGAATACTCTCAGATTACTGTGTCCTTctgtatggggagagggaagaacAATGGGTTGTGATATTCTGAGGCTCCCTAGCCTATTTTATCTGCATTTAAGCACTGCAGAAAGTCCTCAGGAACACACTGCCAGTGTGCAAAGGTCATATGACAGAGCAGAGCCATGGATGTTCAGGGACTCAGACTTGGGTCATAGTGGTAGGAGCAATCACTCAGTCTGGGCCAAGCTGTCCATCCATCTGGGAGTGAGGTGTGCTCCACAGAGAAACAGCCTGGTGCCATTGGCTGATCCAAGGCCTCCTGAGCAGCCACTGCAGGTGGATGCTCCCTGTTCCACAGCAGAGCTGGTGACACCAGCCTGTCTTTGGGTCTCATTCAGCATCTCCATGTCTTTCCTGCAGCAACTGCAAATGCAGAGGCACTGTCTAATGCACACCTGGACATCTCAGAGGAGTCttcacaggcagacacagaatgCAGCTTTGCTGAAGCCAGGCTAGAGGACCTGGATGCtcatgtctgttttcttcttcccttcctcttttcctcctcctcctagttATTCTCCACTCCACCACCTTCAGAGAGAGGAACCGGTGTGTATGGAAGGAGACTAGAGGCCACCTCACTCAGCTGTGTCCTGTGTATGCAGTTCTGATGATCTGACCTTCTACTTATGCAGATGATACAGATGCTAGTTTGGTCTGTTTCCATGACCACATTAATAATAACTGTAAGATTGGAAGGACTGTGATGAAGGATGAATTTTAAAGTCGAATTTTAGATACTTTTGAGCTTGGAAATGAGAACCAAGAGTAGAGTCCCACATTACTCTGAGTCAGGTCAATGAAGCTTCAGTGTTGTGTTGAGTACCATTTCTTCTTTGCCTCCAGACTCTGCATCATGAATTCTCTGTCTGAAGCAAATGGCAACTTTGCCATCCACCTTTTAAAGATTCTCTGTGAAAGCAACCCTTCGGAAAATGTCTGTTATTCTCCCGtgagcatctcctctgctctagCTATGGTCCTCTTAGGGGCGAAGGGAGACACAGCAGTCCAGATGTCTCAGGTAAGCTGCCTGTCACCCCACACCTGTTTCACTTGCCTAAGACCTGCTGAGAAAGGAGGGTAGGAATGTGCTCATACTGTTTCATGGCGCAGGAGCTAAAGAGGAAAGAAGCCAGTCTACTCCAGTAAgatctactttttttaaaaaaaaaattctttttaatatatgtacattagtgttttgcccacatatatgtctgtacaAGGATGTGAAagtccctggaacaggagtttcagacagttgtgagcttccatgtgggtgctgggaattgaacctctggaaatgcagccagtgctctctcTACCCTGACCCTCCCACAAGACTTCTTTCAGGGCAATTAGCTTTCCAGACTAATACCTTGGAATAACTCTCAAAATTTTGTCCAGACTTACCTAGAAAATGGTGCACAAATAGATTCATGTGAGCCATGGTGGCACAGGGCTTTAATTCCAGCTACTAAGGGgagtgaggaaggaggatctccaGTCCAAGGCTAGCCAAAACATCTTAGTTTCAACCTAAGAGTTTTTTCAAAGGTGTAGGGAAGGCATTGTGAGCATACCTCAGTGGTAGATCTCTGAAactcttgcttagcatgtgttTGGAGCTAAGGTCAGTCCCAAGTAtggcaatggaaaaaaaaaaagatgttgaaaTTATTTGAAACATGGGTTGCTAAGATCTATATTACTTTTAGAGTAATAGACTTGTAATTATTCATTAGCAGGAAAGCTACTTCCTGATTGTAATTTTCTCAATTCAACTTGCTTCACATCAGAGCCTCCCTTATTTCCCTgcctgagccttctcttcagcttGAAAATTATACTCACAACCACAAGGTCTCATCACTGAGCTCATAGTGATTCATTCTTTTCCTTCACAGGCACTTGGTTTAAACACAGGGAAAGATGTTCATCAAGGCTTCCAAGAGCTGCTCAGTAACCTGAACAAGCCCAACAGAAAGTATTCGCTTAGAACGGCCAACAGGCTCTTTGCAGAGAGCACATGTGAATTCCTCCCAGTACGTTGTATCAGTAGAATGATGTCAATTATATTCAAATACTTGTTGCTATAGATAACAGAAGAAGGACCCTAGAGAACTTGGGAAAATTAAGGATCAGGTTATAGTCAGTGTGACTGTTCACATCCTATTACCTGCACTaagaagactgagacaggaagggcgtgagttctaggccagtctgggctacatactaTGACTCAACTCCTGTATCTTGCCCAAAGTTCATAGTTCTGTATTGATATCTTGAAATATTTCatatcagaaatatttttattctttttattcatggaattttaaattattcatgtcCAGTTATTCCCACTTACAAAGGCATAGTACAAAAAGATGTTTATTCATTAAAGTGATATACTCACCCATTTtaattttggttgttttggtttttaatgccACATATCAGAAGTTTGGAAAGCTTGCTGACAATGTATTTTGCAATGTTTCCTCACTGAACATGTTTCTCTCCAGACCTTTAAGGAATCCTGTCTTCAGTTCTATCACTCAGAGATGGAGCAGCTGTCCTTTGTCAAAGCAGCAGAGGAGTCCCGGAAACACATAAACACGTGGGTCTCCAAACAGACTGAAGGTCAGGATTTCAAGTGATTTCACACCCACATTCTGTCCTTTCCAtccacccctctctcctcttgcctccctcctttctcctaacttcccttctccctccactgACTAATCTCACTGTGTTTCAGAGTCAAAGGGATGCAACCAGCTAGGTCACATGGTATAATTTAGACCTCAGTGAATTCGTGGAGATTTTACTCAGATACTTACTTTAAAAACAGAggtgtttgtatttttctctagGAGAGAGGGGCTGATACAAATGTCCTGAGAACTCACGGGCCTGATTTCCAGTCTAACAGATTGCATTAGAAAACAAGAGTGGTCTGCAGTTGGCAGGCCAGGTGACTCCACCATCTCTGAGATGGAGTTGCATGGGAAGACATTTCCTATAATCTTGCCCTTGGGCTGGGTTCTCCTACAGTCTGTGTTGCCTTGGTCAACACCACCTTTACCTCTGAACAAGacacctgtttctgcttccccatTTCCTGCTTCAGATCCCTTACTTACATTTGATGAAACTAGACTTGATTTCCTCTTTCAGGGCTGCTCAGTTACATTGACCTAATGGGGATTCAacttagttggttttttttttttttttttttggttgttgttcagAGATGACATGTTACAGCATTGGTCTTGGAGATCATTGAGATCATTGTTTGTTAACTGAACCATTCAGATGCCTCTGTAACACTAGGTACATTCCTATTTCtgctgagaaagacagagagagggagggtatACACACAGAATAGAATGAGAATATTTTCTTAATGCCTCGGCAATTGTTTGTGAATTTTTTGTTGGAGTCTTTACCTCTTGATGTCATATATTAGCAAGGGTTGTCTTGATCATTGAAAGGATACTCCTTAATAGAGAAGAAGAGAATTTGTCCTTCTACCTGCATTATGACCTCTAGGGATGGATGGGACTCTGACCTGAAGAATAGTAATACATTCTCCAAACTAGTATCTGTATTTGAGTCTCTGACATACTATGGTATTTAGAGTATgatgccaggcatgatgacagaGTACTAGATGAGACGCTGTATTTCACATCagtgtattagtcagagttctctagaggaacagaattttaCTAAGGGGATTTAATAGAATGGCATACACAGTACAGGCTGAGTAATCAGCTACTGACCATCTGCTTatggagaggctgagaatctggtAGCTGCTCAGTCTATGAGACTGGAGACCTTATCAGTCAGTTGGGGATAAAAAGCCTAGACATTTCTGGAGAGTCAGTAGTCCTAGTCCACATGAAAGCCAAAGCTACTAGAACCCAGTGTCAGCTGAAAATCGCAGTTGCAGAGATGTGAACAGTGTGGATATGCTCACGAGCAGGGACTGAGGCAGGCAGACCAGAGCAGTGCTGCTTCTCTCTCAGTCCTTATATCAAGACAGCACAGAAGCCTTTGCTCCCTTGGGGAAGAATCCTGTCCATTAGTTACTCTTTCTAGGAAATATCCTCACAGACCTGCCCAGAGACAtgtctcttagttgattccagacCCATCAAGTTGGCAACCAACATTAGCACCCAGGTGGAAACTCTGGATCCCTGTGACCTTTTccacatttcctgtttctttgtttttcatcctGGAGTCACTTTTTCTGCTTTTCCCAAACCTGCTTTTCTTGAGAGACTTGGAAGTTTTTCAGTATCCACATGTTTGCCATGCTCTTCCAGTATGCATGTCATCAAGTCAAAAATGGCTGTTTGTATGttgtattgattttttaaaatatgttaaccACATTCTGCAAATTTGAAAACATGATGCTTGGACCTGCCCAGATGTAAGATCAGTTCATTTCTCACAAGTGTATAACATGAACCTGAACGAAGTCTCTGCTTCCTCAAAAGGGAAAATTCCAGAGTTGCTGTCGGGTGGCTCAGTTGATTCCGAGACCAGGCTGCTTCTTGTCAATGCCTTATATTTCAAAGGAAAGTGGCAAACAGAGTTTGACAAAGAACACACAAGGGAAATGCCCTTTAAAGTAAACCAGGTAAGGAACAGTGTCCTAAGGTCCATGCCAGTGTGGTGGAGAGATTGCGTGGAAGGGTGTAATTGTGAATGTGTAGctctggggctcagtggtagagatcaCATGTCCTATGTGCGTTCTGGGTTTTATTCTCAGCCTAGAAAGATAAAATGAGAAATCACAGAAAACTATTTCAAACATATATTTCTGATTGAAAGGTTAAACTCTTGTAGAAAATGATAGGAATAAAGAGTATTTTCTCCATGtgttattttacatcctgatggTGGCTCTTGCTGCTTCTGATAATTTCTTATAAAACCACTGTTCCACTTCATTTTCGAAATTATATTTTCCTTATATTCTGGAATAGCATAACTAAGCTGCTAACATAGTATAATGTATATATGGAACATGGGGCAGAGTAGAAAGTAATATAAGAACATCTAGTAATTTATCATTATTAAACAGTATTTATCAGTTTCTAATATTGAAACTGAGTGATTAATATCTCTGTCTCAATTGGGGTATAATTTGAATTATAGTAGATATTAGAATTGTTTACCCAATacctataaaatataatttgatgTGCTTTGGAGCAGCATGAATGATACACCCCTTACTGTGTTTTTATTAcaggtactttaaaaaaaattacgtGTGGTCTGCAGcaaattttcttgtttaatgtactactgtaataaaaatcttCCCAGATGGTCAGCCcacttctgtgtttaaaaaataccTCTGGACTATCATAACAGATACAACCTGATTAATCATAGAAATATTCATTAGATTCTCTCCAGATGGCCCCTAACTCATAATGGCTTAACAAAAACTGTCTGTCTATGATGGGTCATC
Coding sequences:
- the LOC118584460 gene encoding serpin B9-like: MNSLSEANGNFAIHLLKILCESNPSENVCYSPVSISSALAMVLLGAKGDTAVQMSQALGLNTGKDVHQGFQELLSNLNKPNRKYSLRTANRLFAESTCEFLPTFKESCLQFYHSEMEQLSFVKAAEESRKHINTWVSKQTEGKIPELLSGGSVDSETRLLLVNALYFKGKWQTEFDKEHTREMPFKVNQREKRPVQMMYQKDVFKLAYVKEVQAQVLVMPYEGMELSLMVVLPVDGVDLSKVENNLTFEKLTAWTKSDSMRSIRAEVFLPKFKLQEDYDMKSVFQHLGMVDVFEGGKADLSGMSLERNLCVSECVHQSVVEVNEEGTEAASSTMVNISPNSSGGDPRFCADHPFLFFIRHNETNTLLFCGRFSSP